From one Triticum urartu cultivar G1812 unplaced genomic scaffold, Tu2.1 TuUngrouped_contig_2000, whole genome shotgun sequence genomic stretch:
- the LOC125526826 gene encoding crossover junction endonuclease MUS81-like, whose product MIAPFLCRPRSRRKVVDNIRSHFNIPVEIKHLPVGDALWIARHKELDTEYVLDFIVERKNVDDLLGSIKDNRYKDQKLRLKKCGLTKLIYLVEGDVNTVDGSESVKTACFTTEVLEGFDVQRTTGYADTEKKYGHLTGSIIDYYSRNFSAGADTSRLCLTYDEFVKRCSDLEKVTMGDIFALQLMQVPQVTEEAALAVTSLYPTLLSLAKAYTLLDGDRRAQEEMLKNKSDMVNTGASKNIFKLIWAEG is encoded by the exons ATGATTGCTCCCTTTTTGTGCAGGCCCCGTTCCAGAAGAAAAGTTGTTGATAATATACGCTCGCATTTTAATATTCCCGTAGAG ATTAAACACTTGCCTGTTGGAGACGCTCTTTGGATTGCTCGCCATAAAGAACTTGACACGGAGTATGTTCTTGATTTCATTGTTGAAAGGAAAAATGTGGATGATTTACTTGGGTCGATTAAAGACAACAGATACAAAGATCAAAAACTAAGACTGAAG AAATGTGGGCTAACGAAGTTAATATATCTAGTTGAAGGGGATGTAAACACTGTAGATGGATCAGAGAGTGTTAAAACAGC CTGCTTCACTACTGAGGTTCTTGAAGGATTTGATGTCCAGAGAACCACTGGGTATGCTGACACTGAAAAGAAATACGGCCACCTCACGGGCTCTATAATTGATTACTACAGCAGAAACTTCTCTGCTGGTGCTGATACCTCTCGACTTTGCCTGACCTACGACGAGTTTGTGAAGAGGTGTTCTGACCTTGAGAAGGTCACTATGGGCgatatattcgcccttcagcttATGCAG GTGCCACAAGTGACAGAAGAAGCTGCTCTTGCTGTCACGAGTCTCTACCCCACTCTTCTCTCGCTTGCTAAGGCGTACACCTTGCTT GATGGCGATAGGCGTGCCCAGGAGGAGATGCTGAAGAACAAGAGCGACATGGTCAACACGGGGGCTAGCAAGAACATCTTCAAGCTCATCTGGGCGGAAGGATGA